AAGAAGAAATATTTACATATGAAATGGGTTGAACAAATGcatgttttaatatttattatttgtttcctGAGATTTTTACCCATCATATTTTTACCTTAAATAATATGATTATACCTCTGCAGCTGATTCTACAAACAACTTCTAGAACCAAGCACTTTGGTATCCAGAGGAAACCCCTGCCTCTTGAACCTACTGTTCTTCTACGAGAGGCCAACAGGCGGAGGGCTTCACTTTCAGCTGGAAATGTGTCTGAAATATTTGACAGTCGCCAGGGTCCAATGGATGGGTAATGAAGTGCTATATATTGTTACAGATGGATTCCTTTTTAGTGAACTGTTCAGAAATCCTATATTTTCTGTTACAATTTGGGTTTTATCAATCTGATTTGTATGCTGACAGATCAGGTTTTGATGCATCCACTAGAATGTCACCACAAAAAGCACTTGCAAGTTCCATGTCACGTACAAATTCTTCACCAGGAAACTTTGATAGCTCAATTGACCGACCAATGAGGCTTGCTGAGATTTTTGTTGCTGCTGAGCATGCTTTGAAGCAAACAATTTCTAATCCAGAACTGGGgaaatcattatcatcatccGAGGAGTTTGAGGTATCATCTAGGCCTGATGGATAGCAAAAGCTCATTGGAATGATTTTCTAAAATCCCTCAATGAGAGTTTCTCATAATTTATATCCATGTCCCTGATTGTGTGTTTTACATTTTCCCCCTAATGAATACATCTTGAATACTTGTAAATatgtttgttaatattttattgcTATTTGACATGATTAATTTCCTTTCTTGTCCTTCTCTTGTTGCGGGCAGCAAAAATATTTAGAGCTAACTAAAGGTGCTGCTGACAATTATCATCGTTCCTGGTGGAAAAGACATGGTGTTGTCCTTGATGGTGAGATAGCAGCTGTGGATTTTAAGCATGGATGTTTTGATCAAGCGGCAAAGTCATATGAGAAGGTTTGTGCACTGTATGCTGGTGAAGGATGGCAGGATTTGTTGGCTGAGGTCCTTCCCAATTTAGCTGAGTGTCAGAAGAGTCTTAATGATCAAGCTGGCTACTTATTATCTTGTGTGAGGTTACTTTCTCTTGATGAAGGATTATTTTTGACCAAGGAGCGCCAAGCCTTTCAGTCAGAAGTTGTTCGTCTTGCTCATAGCGAAATGAAGGACCCTGTACCTCTTGATGTATCATCATTAGTTACATTTTCTGGAAATCCTGGGCCTCCATTGGAGTTATGTGATAGGGATCCTGGCATCCTTTCTGTAACTGTATGGAGTGGTTTTCCAGATGATATAACTCTCGATTCAATCAGTCTTACATTAAATGCAACATATAATACCGATGAAGGTGTAAAGGTATTTGTTGTTAGgtgttattttacatttttaactaCAGTATGAgaagtttatagtttttaattatttcctcTCTGAATAACTCTGCTATTTAAATTGCTTTAGGCATTGAAGAGTTCTACAGCCATTGTGTTACACCCTGGTCGGAATACTATTACCTTGAATCTACCACCTCAGAAACCAGGATCTTATGTTCTCGGAGTTCTTACTGGGCAGATTGGGCATTTGAGGTTTAGATCTCATAGTTTTTCAAAAGTTGGTCCCGCTGATAGTGATGATTTTATGAGTTATGAAAAGCCAGCTAAACCCATTCTGAAGGTAGGCTTTTAACaagatgaaaaaagaaatggaATATGACAGTTCAACAGAAAATagggattttttatttatattattttccttcCTTTGTTGTTTTCCTCTTGATCAATacataattttaacttaaattgattttatatattttctgatAATTATAATCTGTCATTTGTTTGCCATAGTGCTGTTAATCTTTttagtgacaaaaaaaaaagaatttagagttaattatctaaaaatgccatttatcattttttaggtTTTCAAACCTAGAGCCCTTGTTGATCTTGATGCTGCTGTTTCATCTGCTTTGTTGATAAATGAAGACCAATGGGTTGGCATTTTAGTTCGACCTGTAAATTACTCGCTCAAAGCTGCTGTCTTGCATATTGATACTGGTCCAGGGTTGGAGATTAAAGAGTTGCATGTAATTGAGATGGAAACCGATGCTGCTGGTGTATCTCGGGGTGATGATGACCAGGTGCAGAATGATGGTGCTCAGATAAGAACTCTAAATTctgataaaaaatttgaatgtttGACTCTTCATGATGGTAAAATAGAATTTCCAAATTGGGCAAGTGACACTCCTTCTATTCTTTGGGTTCTGGTTCGTGCCATCAGTGACACGCTCAGCAGAGGATCTTCTTCAGGTTAAGATGGTGACACGAGTTTTGATGGCTTCATACATGTgcactttttaaatttaaccaGATGTacttattttgtttctctttccaGCCACAACAAGGAGAGAAAGTATTGTAGATGGAATGAGAACAATAGCTCTGAAACTTGAATTTGGAGCATTCCACAATCAGATATTTGAAAGGTTTTTCCATTTTCCGTTGTTCTTATGTTTTAATCATCATAATATATCATACAACTGTTGAATTATGAATGCCATGCATCTGGCTTTTGCGTGCTCTGTCCTAGTTACTTAATATCTTACCTTGATACCCAGGACCCTAGCAGTGCATTTTACGTATCCTTTCTATGTGAGGACACGTGTTACTGATAAATGCAATGATGGTACCCTGCTTCTGCAGGTATGGgtctttattttcataattatttaattacacttGATTATGGACAATAGGCTGACAACTGTCACGAATTAAATCCTTCCAATGCTTTTTGTGACAAAATTGGAAATAATACATtcattgccttttttttttcatttgaagtCACTTTGATTGCTAcctgaagagaaaaaaaatgaaagattgattgaatttgTAAATCTTAAAGGGTTTTTCATGTACTTAACCATCATAAAAATATGCACTTTTAGCATTAAGTTTTGTTTACATCTTTTagtattgttgaagtattgttaaatgttaatataaaaCCATACACCCCTTCAACTAACAGCTTTAGTTTTTAAGACAGTTGGTTAATGACATGATATCAGAGCTTCTATGACCAAGTGGTCTAGAATTTAATCATTGTTGTTTCCATTCTTTTATTAAGAAGTTGAGTTTAAGCCCAAGGTAGGGGACCTGTGCATTTCCACACTTAAAGCCCAAAGGGCTCTTGCATGACATGCTATGTTAAATATGTTACTACACATTCATGTGCCTTTACCTTACAACTTTAAGCTTTTGGAATGGTTGATTCATGACAAATATCATAGTACTTAAGGTCAGTGTTTTAACAAGGCTACAATAGCAGCTCATCGTAAGATGCTCCAAAACTTAATCAGGCCATTGTTGACATTTGTTCATATAAAACCATTCAGGTGCTTCTCCAAACTAGTTACTTTTTGGGATTATTGGTTTGACATGGTATCAAAACCTCTATAACCATCCTGCATTcttctaaataaattttttaacacaaGGTAGTGTAGACTTGTGCATTGTCCATGTTTCAAGTCCAAAGGTTTCTTGCATGAGGAGACGtgttaaatataaaatcattcctATGCCTTCCCAAACAGGTTAAGATTTTGGATGGTTTATTTATGAAAACATTCAACTggtaataataaatgaaaatctAAGTTAATTTGAGCTTTCTACTTGTTTGAAGATTTTTATATATCTATACAACAATGTAACAATATTTTCTCACGGACACATTTTTAACCACTAAAATTCTATGATTTCatcttattcttttttgttgatAGAGTACTCAATGGGTCATGTGACTTCTAGGTAATACTTCACTCTGAAGTAAAGGCTACATTGACCATTTATGATGCCTGGCTTGATCTTCAAGATGGATTTGTTCATACTGGACAAACTGAGGGTAGACCTAATTCAAGTTTCTTCCCGCTAAACATATCTCCCACTTCCAAAGGAGGAATATTGTTTAGTATCTGCCTAGACAACACAAATGCAGAAGGTAATTTCATTTTTCCGGAGATCAGTGAAGTGATGTTATTGTTGCTTTTAATATGTTCTCACCAAATAATTTGATAAATGCCCTAAATATAAGGTTACTATATAATCAATGCAGAATCTGGGAACTGTAATTCTATCCATTTTCAGAGGTTTCTGATTGGTTGATTTATTCTATTTCAAGTTCAATAATTTCTGGCCAACTGCAGCAGTCAATAATTTCTGGCCAATTGCAGCAGTCAATAACTCtactaatttcttttttcttttgaaactcAACATTGATCTTTCTGAATAGGCAAGAAAAACGTTTGTTCTTTTATCTTTGACCTGTTGTCTATGTTAAAGACTAACGTTGTGGTTTCCAGTGTTTATTAGTTTCACAGGAAGGCAAAGttgatttgtgattttgatAATATTACCACCTCAGTGGtcactttttcattttatttatcatgtttttttaCCTTAAAAGAGTTTTTAGACATTAAGCATGAGGGGCATGTCAATAGAATGTTATATTACGAAAATATTAAAGCATTATggcattctttatttttctgaGGTCTAGGCATGTTGCAAATTGACAAGCTGAGTGATATCCTGATTTACCTGTGGTACACATTTTTGTCCCAATAGAAGTATTTACTCGTGGAAATTATAATAGCCTGATGTCTTCAATTAATAAGCTGATTTGatttttcataacaaaaatacAGAAGCCAGGAAGCAATCAGAAAGCATATTAAATGTCAAATATGGAATTTCTGGCGATAGAACAATTGGAGCTCACCCTCCTGTCATGAATGAATCTACTGGAGTTGATGGTGCCAGACAAGAGTTAATCTTCAGGAGTGCAATTACTTTGCAAAGGCCTGTGCTTGATCCATGCCTAGCTGTTGgttttcttcctctcccttcagaTGGCCTAAGAGTAGGACAACTAGTTAAGATGCAATGGAGAGTGGAAAGGTTAAAGGATTTAGATGAGGAAGGAGTTTCTAAACAGAATGTAAGTCCAAATCAACAGAAAATGATGTCAACATGCTGCATGCCTCTGTCTCTgtattttcttttgagaaaCAGGAGAGGAAACTTGGTTAAATATATGGTGTCTGTGGAGTTGTTTCAATCCTGAATCCGGATAAATATTGTGTGATTCTCTAAAACTCTTACTTTATTCTGTTTGATGCCACAATTTTGCTTTTGATTTTGACAGGATGAGATGCTATACGAGGTAAATGCAAATTCTGGAAATTGGATGATAGCCGGGAGGAAAAGAGGATATGCATCTCTGTCCACAAAACAAGGTACTTGGATATATTGACAGTTTAGGAAAATATTGTTTTCAGTAACTGAAAGGAACATATTTTAAGTATTGAATATGCCTTTTGATCTTTGAATTGCGTTCTTATGATGATAGGGGCAAGAATAGTTATCTCGGTACTATGCATGCCACTGGTGGCTGGTTATGTTCACCCTCCCGTACTTGGGCTGCCAGATGTTGATGAGGCAAATATAAGCTGCAAACCTGCTGGGCCACATCTGGTTTGTGTTTTGCCACCGCCTCTCAGCTCCTCCTTCTGCATTCCAGTTAATTCATGAGTTTTCACTGTGACTGTGTCTTCACCCAATCTTGATTGAGTTTGTGTTCCATAGGCTATTAAGatgtttgagaatttttttggtttaagtaGGAAAGTGTAACGTTGTGCCTTTTAATTTCTTTGCATTAAAAATCTCCGTAGTTGGATTTGTGTCGCTTGTAGTTGTAGCCTTCATGCATTGCTCAAAGTATCAGCAGCAGGAACCTTGGCGCATGTACAGtggaattttgtgctcttcctTGTACATTAGACAGATACACGGACCATAACATTCTTTTGTCTCAAAATTACAAAAGTTGGTAGGAACCACCATAtacaatttcattattttgctcCCAAAAAATCGAATTACAGATACCAATCGTTGTAAACAATTTCGAATCTACCGTGGTAAATTGGTAATTATATTTGGGATGCTACATTCCATTTGATCACTGCTGGGGCGAAGATTATAACTTCATAGTCCATTCCTTCAATGCAAATAGCATTCGACTTTTGAGGTGCATGCTTCATGACTGCATGTTGAACGCTGACACGTCTGCATGTATGAAGcttaaatttcattaaaacCACAGTAataccactttttttttatatatttttaatacaatataAATGGTATTGCATGTGAATCTGATTCTTAGcattattaaattttctataCTAAGAAGATATGAAGTTGATATTTTgtgttcaaaaaattaaaaataaataaataaaatcttaaaaacaaaagtaatttttaatcttaatatgatttttgcattatttaaaattttgagaattaaaaattataattccgtgtccaaatataataaaaacaaataacaattttgaaaaaagatCTTTAAGTTGggtcaaaaaattatttcattcaaaTTAAGTTATAAGAGTTAATATTTGCactgaaatataataattttaaataaataaaatattgaaacaaattattaaaaaaatattttaacttgattttttagaattatttcaaattttgtacACGAAaaagttttgttaattttttgtgtttaaatATAGTgaaaatagatttaaaaaaatatgggaaAAAGTCTTTACATTAAGAcagaaattgaaataataattttagataAGGTGCTAAACGTGAAAAACAAAGATATGAAAAAGTTatcaatttgatttatttttattgtaagttAAATTAGTGTACATTGATGATAACAAGATGTTCCTGATGTTAAAGTCACATTTCACCCAGCACCTTGGGCATGGAGAATGAAAGTCAAGTTGTGCACTTAGATTGAAGCTGTTTGTGACTAATTTTAGTCAGAAAAAAAATCAGCTGTAAGCCTCCACGAAGTATAGAATGAAGAAGTTTCTTCAGAGCTCTCAACAGGGTGAGCACACGTTGCCAACAACCACCAAATCTATATAATCAATCAGGTAGCATcattcatcaaaatcaaacaacgGGGAAATAAAATCATAGTTGCCACTActgaaaatgatagaattcCTCAACAACCACAAATTCCAGACAACGGAGTGCCACAACACCATCCaaatttttttagcatttttaCCATGAATCAGTCTACAATGGCAGAGATAATGGGAAGGACCTTGAGAAGGAAAGGTAACAGAAAAGCCAAGCCTGATAGGGTAAGTGACACAGGTCAAAAATAAGTGCTGAGAGCACTGCAGAAAGCACATTTAGAGTGATGGAGATAAATGTAATAGCTTTTTTATTGAGTTGGTAATCTAAGATCAGTTGTCAAGAAAAAGTAAGTGTTTTGTTCGGTGCACAGCTTCTCCAAAGGCTTTTGAAAATCGAGTAAGGAATATTGTGTGGACttaaaatagtaatatttttggagattaaaacaaatttaaagtataaagtaattataatgttaataattCTTGTTCAACAACAACATTCATATTCGAGTTGCCTTTACCAATATAAAATACTCTGCAAGGAGAATGAAATGTTTCCAAATGAATTTGCATCAGAACCTGTTATCTTTCTTCATTAATATTTCCCCTAACTTTCTATTCATCAAACAatttctatcaattttctttCTAGGCTCTATATGGAGAATATTTTCCAACACTAAAACTTACAGTTGTTCACTTGTTTGTGTGTAAAATGCAATTCAGAAGGGCTCATATATTTTGCTTTGGAATATTTGAAAGATTCAAAACACTAATCATGCAACTATGCTTAGTGTTTTGACCTCAATTCTATCATATCAAGGTTATGGATCATTTATCCAATAGTCAAGGTTGAGAGGAGAGGATGTTTATAAATGATCCATAGCCTTGACTTCTAAGCGATGTGGGATTTTATGACTATTGGAACACTTAGTTTTTAGTTGTCAGACTCCCGACAtttgtttaaaaactaaaactgaGAAAGCTTTTTGTTTGGTTTTCAGTTGAATTTGGTTTAGCTTCAACTTTGTCttgaagctcaatttgaaatgaaagaaaagagagagttGTTTTTGCAGGAATCAGGATAAtggaagaatgaagaaaagatatAGAGACGTAGAGGTTGAAGAGAAGGTAGTAGCAGAAAATCCAAGTTCTTATGTATGTTGGCGCTTAACTCCTTATTGCCCAAGTCCCACACCGGCGATGAGAAAGAATCTGCGCCAAAGACTTGGCTATAAAACAAACAATCCTTGAAATTCTTAAGCATACCTTTCTCGGCCTTTTGGCTAAGATCAAGTGTAGTATCTGTTCTTATCAGTTTAATATCTGATATGTGGGCCATTGGTCCACACgatattaaatgtattttttgagGGGGATGGTTCACCGCAGTGGCTTGCTACTGCAATCATCAAGTGTCGCCTAAGCGTTGCACTATAGCTTGGGCCTGGCACTCCTCAGCAAAACAGTTTTTAGGTTTTGGCTTTCATTGTTCACTGCTTTCTGTTTATATAGGTTAAGGTTTTTTGATCAAGGttagtttttcaaattttgcagtatgttcagaaaatgaaatttcttgGGCTTTTAAGAAATGAATGCCAACTATTTCAAGATTTATGcggattaaatttattatatttatcaataaatattatataagtaaaaaagacTTTAGAAACGTTCAGCCTTCTCATATTTGATGACGATGATGCGGTCAGCAGCAGTGGACTGGCTCCAattatagacaaaaaaaaaaatggcatctTTATCTGCACACACACACTGTAACATGTTAAAGATCCTCCTTTCTTCaaatatgtatgttttttttaatgaaaaattatcaaGTTATGCTTTCCCTACCTCCGTATAATTCCGAAAACATGGAATTCAACTTTCGAAGTCTCTATTGGTAACTTTTGAATCCAGGTTATCCACATGCACACGAGTCACCAAGTATAATTAAACCAAGGTCCAGTTTCTTCTACCTACTTTGCTTTCAGATGTTGAGATCTAAAGAATGTAA
The nucleotide sequence above comes from Glycine soja cultivar W05 chromosome 11, ASM419377v2, whole genome shotgun sequence. Encoded proteins:
- the LOC114374762 gene encoding trafficking protein particle complex II-specific subunit 130 homolog; this translates as MANFLAQFQTIKNTSDRLVISVEDVSDLWPTVKPAFEGRLPFKRATLNNKTRNPVFVDTLPAEFILTTDSRLRSRFPQEQFLFWFREPYVTVVLVTCEDLDEFKTILKPRLKLIIQNDEKEWFIVFVSKAHPANDQASKMAKKVYAKLEVEFNTKKRERCCKYDMHFPEANFWEDLESKIMECIRNTLDRRVQFYEDEIRKLSEQRLMPVWNFCNFFILKESLAFMFEMAHLHEDALREYDELELCYLETVNMTGKQRDFGGADHGDDQAALVNPGNKALTQIVQEDSFREFEFRQYLFACQSKLLFKLNRPIEAASRGYSFIISFSKSLALHERILPFCMREVWVTTACLALIEATTSNYNDGHVAPDVEKEFFRLLGDLYSLARVKFMRLAYLIGYGTDIERSPVNSASLSLLPWPKPAVWPSVPADTSTEVLEKEKLILQTTSRTKHFGIQRKPLPLEPTVLLREANRRRASLSAGNVSEIFDSRQGPMDGSGFDASTRMSPQKALASSMSRTNSSPGNFDSSIDRPMRLAEIFVAAEHALKQTISNPELGKSLSSSEEFEQKYLELTKGAADNYHRSWWKRHGVVLDGEIAAVDFKHGCFDQAAKSYEKVCALYAGEGWQDLLAEVLPNLAECQKSLNDQAGYLLSCVRLLSLDEGLFLTKERQAFQSEVVRLAHSEMKDPVPLDVSSLVTFSGNPGPPLELCDRDPGILSVTVWSGFPDDITLDSISLTLNATYNTDEGVKALKSSTAIVLHPGRNTITLNLPPQKPGSYVLGVLTGQIGHLRFRSHSFSKVGPADSDDFMSYEKPAKPILKVFKPRALVDLDAAVSSALLINEDQWVGILVRPVNYSLKAAVLHIDTGPGLEIKELHVIEMETDAAGVSRGDDDQVQNDGAQIRTLNSDKKFECLTLHDGKIEFPNWASDTPSILWVLVRAISDTLSRGSSSATTRRESIVDGMRTIALKLEFGAFHNQIFERTLAVHFTYPFYVRTRVTDKCNDGTLLLQVILHSEVKATLTIYDAWLDLQDGFVHTGQTEGRPNSSFFPLNISPTSKGGILFSICLDNTNAEEARKQSESILNVKYGISGDRTIGAHPPVMNESTGVDGARQELIFRSAITLQRPVLDPCLAVGFLPLPSDGLRVGQLVKMQWRVERLKDLDEEGVSKQNDEMLYEVNANSGNWMIAGRKRGYASLSTKQGARIVISVLCMPLVAGYVHPPVLGLPDVDEANISCKPAGPHLVCVLPPPLSSSFCIPVNS